Part of the Triticum urartu cultivar G1812 chromosome 2, Tu2.1, whole genome shotgun sequence genome, agataaccataaggctcctgccagttgccgataactttaacaaaacatgatcatctcatacaacaatttatatctcatcacgtcttgaccatatcacatcacaacatgccctgcaaaaacaagttagacgtcctttactttgttgttgcaagttttacgtggctaccaTGGGTttttagcaagaaccgttcttacctacgcatcaaaaccacaacgatttttcgtcaagtgtgctgttttaaccttcaacaatgACCGAGTGTAGTGAAACTTGATTCAAGTAAAGTTGgcgaaacagacacccgctagccacttGTGTGCACAGCACGTCCATAGAACCAGTCTCAttaacgcggtcatgtaatgtcggtctggaccgattcatccaacaataccgccgaatcaaagtaagatgttgctggtaagaagtatgactattatcgcccacaactctttgtgttctactggtgcatataacatctaagcatagacctggctcggatgccactgttggggaacgcagtatttcaaaaaaatcctacgatcacgcaagatctatctaggagatgcatggaaacgagagggggagagtgtgtctacatgccctcgtagaccgaaagcggaagcatttaatAACGCAGTTGacgtagtcgaacgtcttcatgatccaaccgatccaagtaccgaatgtacgtcacctccgtgttcagcacacgtttggtacgatgacgtccctcgagctcttaatctagttgaggatgagggagagttccgtcagcacaaaggcatggcgacggtgatgatgaagttaccggcgcagggcttcgcctaagcactacgacgatatgaccgaggtgtgtaactgtggaggggggcaccgcacacggctaagagaagacttggtgtctctttggggtgccccctgcccacgtatataaaggagggagggagagaggccgaccctcctaggggcgcgccaagcgtagggagtcctactaggactcccaagtcctagttggattccctttccttttcgtagtaggaaagaaggaaaggagggagagggagaaggaatggggggccgcgcccccaccccttgtccaattcggtttggccagggggaggcgcgcgccacctcgtggcccttcttccctctctccactaaagcccaataaggcccattaactttccccggtgaattcccgtaaatctccggtactccaaaaaataccagaatcactcggaaccattccgatgtccgaatatagccttccaatatatgaatctttacctctcgaccatttcgagactcctcatcatgtccgtgatctcatacgggactccgaacaaacttcggtcatcaaatcacataactcataatacaaatcgtcatcgaacgttaagcgtgcagaccctacgggttcgataactatgtagacatgaccgagacacatctccgatcaataaactgggtgctcatattggctcctacatattctacgaagatctttatcggtcgaacccaatgttggggatatcgcttatcgggaacttatcggtcgacccatgataaggCGTAAATCTgccagtttatcggcatatcggccgatttatcgccatatcggctGATTTATCGACCGATTTATCTTATCGGTCTGATAGCGGTAAGcaataaatcggccgatttatcggcatatcggaagatatcttgaacagtggtcgaactcaaaccgcataacaacatatgttgtttcctttgtcatcggtatgttacttacccgagattcgatcgtcgatatcatcatacctagttcaatatcgttaccgggaagtctctttactcgttccataatgcatcaccctatggctaactcattagacacattgcttgcaaggctcatagtgatgtgcattaccgagagggcccagagatacctctctgatacatggagtgacaaatcctaatatcgatctatgccaactcaacaaacaccattggagacacttgtagagcatctttataatcacccagttactttgtgacatttgatagcacacaaggtgttcctccggtattcgggagttgcataatctcatagtcagaggaacatgtataagtcatgaagaaagcaataacaataaaactaaacgatcattgtgctaagctaacggatggatcttgtccatcacatcattctctaatgatgcgatctcgttcattaaatgacaacacatgtctatggtcaagaaacttaaccatctttggttaacgagctagtcaagtagaggcatactagggacactctattttgtctatgtatccacacatgtatcaagtttccggttaatacaattctagcatgaataataaacatttatcatgatataaggaaatataaataacgaCTTTACTATTTcctctagggcacatttccttcAGGTACTTCATCATTATCGAGCCTAGCTCACAATTCATCATATGAGCTGCTCGAAGCTTTGATTCAAGGTCTCCTCCCAAGATAAATGCCTCACTCTTGTCAAAGATAATCTTTAGCCCGGACATCCCCTATGCACATGAGTAGAAATTTGAAGTTAATAATCTCTCTGTCCAAGTTTTTAATGAAGATTAAGGTGTCGTCCGCATACTGAAGATGTTTCTCCACCCGTTGCGCACTACCGATGCCCAGCCTCTTTCACCCTATTTAACATTGCAACCAAGCCATCAGCTGCAATGTTAAACAATAGGGTGGTATAGGGTCTCCTTGGTATTCCGACAAAACGGGTCTATTTTCCCGTTGATATTGATTGTGGTCTGGCCACCGTTTGACCAATTGCATCATCCAGCTCACCCATTGTGGGTCGAACCCTTTAGCATGCGTTTTTTGCTCCAGGAAGTCCCATCTTATCCTATCATATGCTTTCTCAAAGTCTATCTTCAGGATAAACACCTCTTCTTATTGTGGATTTCGAGGAGCACTTCATCGTAGGACAACAATTCCATCCAGAATGCTCCGTCCTTTGATGAAGGCGGTTTGATTAGTGTCAATTACCCTATCCGCCACTGGAGCCAACCTAGAAGCATACCCTTAGCTAGTAACCGAGAGCTGACGTTGATTAGGGTAATTGGCCGGTATTGACGAATGTGGTCCGCTCCCTCCACTTTCGGCAATAGTGCCAAAATACCATAATTAAGCCTCTTCACATCGATACACCCTTTAGCAAAGTCTTGGACTAGCTTCAGGAAATGTGGACCCACCACATTCCAGAACGTTTTGTAGAAAGTGTCCGGAAACCCGCCCGGTCCAGGGGCAGTGTTAGATCTCATCCCCCCAAGTTGTATGAAATCTCCTTCAAGGAGAAAAGGGGCCAGCAATTGCTCGCAATCTGCCCTTGACACCCTCCTATGTTGTTCCACACCGTGGGGAGCAGAGACACCGTAGCTTACCTCGGATGTCCTCAACAACTCTCTATAAAATGGTTATTATATCTATCGGTCTGATATAACAACTTTGCTAGAGTTACTCTAGGTCACCAGTATCGATATACTGCATAGCTCAAGCATGAGAGAAATCATCTGTTAGAGCAAGTCTAATAAGGCCTAGTCAGCAGGCTATAAGACTTGCCATGTCATTAAAATCCTACTTGGAGGAGtgagagaagaggagagagagtgAAGCGGGCTCTTATTCTACAGACCGGCTATAGCACATAGATCAAGATAAAATAGTATGCATGCAACTCTCTCCAATCATATACATCGCTCATGCAGATATTAAATGCTTAGAGCCAAcctaaggctagtcatagtgggagtaacttagcgaGTAACATAGTGTACCCCAAttttttttgcttatgtggcaagtagttaatgagAAGTAGTAACCTAATATGTTATTGTAACATAACGCTTCCCAATaaaagatgagtctacaagctaataaatgaaaCCATCTATGACAGtactactatgttactttgcactatgaaaatcgtaatttagactagtgtcatatgcatgactaatataagttactccccactatgaccagcctaataGCCAATCTAAGAGCCAACCTATTATATGAATATATTTTTATGAGGGCTTTAAGTTAGGTAGCATCTCCTTATAGCCAACAGCCGGCTacattattaaccatgctcttataTAATTTAGATGGGCCACGAACGGGAGACTGGTTGCGAGTACCGATCGCTCCATTCAGCATACAGTCATTACTGTAGTACCGCCCTACTCTAGTACTCCCACTTGTATGCCTGCTTTGCTTTCATTGATTCACAATTTTAAGAGCACGTACAATGCAGGCGTTTAAGGGGCCGTTCGGTTTTCCTCCGCTCCGCGCCTCCGCTCCAGGAGCGGACGAGTTGTGGTTGATAAACTGGGAACGGGCGAAACGATGCTGTCTAGATCCATGGATATTGACGAGCGGGTGGATTGCCGAACGGGCCCTATGTCTGGGCTCCAGGGATTAAATCCCAGTTGTTTTCGTAGCTTTTTAGTGGACCATGGTTTATTTTCTGGCGCCCAGGAGTCAGGACGTTTAAAAAACCTACACAAAATATTGCCTCTGGGAACATAAGCGCTCATGCGTTGGAGATCCCCTATTAAGCCACGTTCATACTCAAACACGCATTTTCTTTTTGAAAGACCCAGCACCCCTATTAAGCCACGTTCATACTTAAACACGGATTTTCTTTTTGAAAGACCCAGCATTGCTGGCATTTCATTGGCTTAGCAGAGAGAGGTTACAGAAGAGAGATCAAAAAATCAAGGTCTGAATAAGGTAGAGAATGAGCACACAGGCTTCACTCCACTACCCCAGCAAAAATATTACTCCCTCCGCctgaaaatacttgtcattaaaataggtaaaaagagatgtatctaaaactaaattAGATCTAGATACATTCCTTCTTATTCTTTTTAATGataagtattttcggacggaggtaGTATATAATTTCACTCCTCACATAATGTCCCCGGAAGGGATCTCTATGCCGCGGGCGCCGGCGAGCCTCCATTGTTCCATGTCCCTCCGGCAGGCCGCGAGAACGTCGATGGTCCTTTCCTTTGCAAATCGGCATCGAAGTTGGGCGCAAATTAAATCGATCACTTGATTAAATCTTTGACCCTGTGTTTTGCTGTGTCAATGCTCCGGTGCAAGCACCATTAATTCAGACAGATGGAATTGTATGGCAGTTAGATAGGACCAATTAATTAATGGGAAGGTGGGAACACGCGGTGACCAGCTTCGGTCTGGCATCTTGAAACCTAAAAACCAATTGAGTGCAACATATCCATTTTGGctctgtttggatactctaacacATCTAACACAGTTAGAGTTAGAGTTATTTTTTAACCCACTCTAACCTAAATAAACACATCTCACGCACAAATGGATGTGTCCATTTCTTGATTGATCGAGATGCGTAGACAAGCATTCATCACTCGCTAGCAGAGCACAATAACAAATAAAAAAGTATCTCGTGTTCATTCAATATAAGCCATTTTACCTTTTACAGTCTACAATCCATTTCGTTGCCTACTATATACATATACCTCAGTGGAAATAAGAACCACATGTCCAAATAAATAATAATCTGAATCGaagcaaaagaaaagaaagataAATTAAAAGAATAAATGTATCATAAATATTGGGATTTGTGTTGCCCCTAAAGCTTTCGGCACCGATAGGTCTGTCCACTTAATCCATGATACTGCCCGTAGTCTTCTTGATGAGGTCCCAAGCACTTCTCACATGCCTCTCCTCCTGCAGCGACGACCCAACGACGAACCGTAACACGAACTTGTCACCGACCACCGTGTGTGCAAGATAAGCCTTGCCAGTTTTGTTCAGATTTTCCATTAGCACGCGGTTGGCCTCGCCAGCATCCTTCTCCGTCATGGCTCCACTTGCCTTGATCCGAAAGCAAACAAGAGCAAAGTTCCTCGGTACGACCACTTCAAACCTGTCATCGGCACGGACGAAATCTTCAAACATCTTGGCCATGGCAACATCACTACGGATGTGCTCTTGGAGCTTTGCGGTACCATAGGTACGCATGACCATCCAAAGCTTGAGCCCGCGGAAGCGCCGGCCAACGCCGACCTGCATGTCTTTAAGATCGGTGACCTCGCCGGACTCGGTAGCATCATTCTTGAGATACTCCGGGTTGGTCTCCAATGAGTCACTCAGTCGGTGAGCATCACGGACATAGAGACATGTGCAATCAAGGCATGTGAGAAGCCATTTGTGTGGGCTCATGCTAATGGAGTCCACGCGCTCGACGCCGTCGAGATGGTGGCGAAACTCAGGGCAGATACATGCACTGCCAGCGTAGGCAGCATCGACGTGGACCCATGCACTGAACATGGCGGCAACATCGGCGACGTCGCCCACCGGGTCAACGGCATTGGAAGACGTGGTGCCCACGGTAGTGCAGACATATGTTGGCACAAGACCAGCGTCGGCATCAGCTTGCATGACCTCGAGAAGCTTTGTCGGGTCTAGCCCATAATTGGTTTCTGGCCCGGTAGGGATGGAGCGGATGTTGGCGGGGTCAAATCCCGCGAGGCGACAAGCCTTGAAGAACGTGGAGTGGGTTTGGTCGGCAGCATACACAGCCAAGCGTGGAACGCCAGACACGCCGACAGAGCCGCTTCGACGCAGCACTGCATCACGGGCGGCGACTAGCGTGACGAGCATGGCCTCGCTTGTTGTGCCAAGGATAACCCCACCGCCGGTGCCACGACCAGTGCTGGTGCGGTTCATGAAGGTTGTGGGCAGACGCAGGAGCTGCGCAAGCCAGTCGAGAGCGAGAACCTCCATCTCAGTGGCGGCAGGTGAGGCCTGCCACGTGAATCCGACGGTGTTCATGGCTGAGGCAATGAGGTCGCCGGCAATCGCAGCTGCGCTGTTGGTGGAGGGGAAGAAGGCGAAGAAGTTGGGGCTAGCCCAGTGCGTCATGCCGGGGACAACAGAGGTCCTGAGCTCCTTCATGGTGACGTCGAATGGCGCAGAGTAAGTTGGCGGGGACGCGCTGAGCTCGTCTTGCAGGTACCCCGGCTTCACGTTAGGGAGTACGGGCATGGACTCGATGTTGGTGTAGTAGTCGGAGATGAAGTCGACGGCCTTGTGGAGGTATGCACGGACATCTTCGGGGTTGAGCGGCTCGAACGCCGCCTTGTCGTCGGGGATGGCGGAGAAGGACATGGGGTTGGTGCCCAAGCTGCCCATTCCTTTTAGGTAGGTAATTTAAACCTTGATTATGAGCAAAGAAGGTTGGGAGGCGGAGAGAAGGATTGGCTTAATGAAGTTGAGCTAGGTAGCTTTGCTGCCGGAGAGCAAGAAGAAGAGGCGGAGGAGCTAGTAATTAGCTGGCTTGCTTTGCTGCTTGGTGAATGGAGTTAGTAGTTGGTGCTGGGTATATATAGGTGGATCCGGGAAGCGGCGTGGCGGGGTGGGCGTTGGATGGGTCCTGGTCGCGCGGGCCTACGTATGCTGCTAGGAAGGTTGGTGGTTGGTAGAGATCCGAGCACAAGCGCGCGCGACATGAATCTGATGGTCAACTCGTCTGTTCGGTCCGGATACGTCCGAATAGACCCGTTATGATGCCGTTCGTTAATTGGTCACCGTCTGGCTGCTaaagttttttttttctttctacGCATATACTCCGGACTACTAGGGGGCATGGATGGTTTTCGTCACCACAAAAAATCGTTTCTTGTTCGTATTATTAACTGCATATAATACAATATCATGCGGTCAAGATAGACCTTTTCTCTCCTAAAAGAAATTATCTATGGCTAGGGCAAATTCTCCGCTTCAGACTTCACCGGCGAGCCCGCGGGTTCGCCTCTCCTCTACCCGGCGCTCCATCGGTGGTGGGGAGGGGGATATGGGTGTCTTTGTTTCGGCTAGTAGTTTAGGTTAAGGGCTTTTTAGTACTTGCAAACGTGGCACTCCGATAGATGACGACGTTTCTTCTGCATGTTTGTCTTCCAAGATCTAATCCTCGCCAAGTTTGTCCATCTAGATGTATGACGGAGCTCTGGCCTGGATTCATGATGTCTTCGTGGAACGGCGAGATTTGGTGTTAGTTGGTTCATATCTATTTGTGGGTTCATCGACGACGATTGCGGCTCTATGGCGCTGGTCCTTAGGGACAAGTGCATGAGGACTTTTTCTGGCTGTTATCGACAAGGTCAAGCCGGTTTCGGTAGGGGAGTGGCGACAGAGATGAGTCGATGGACCATTCTGGCGGCGGTAGTGGTCATTTGGTGGTCTAGAGACCTCGACGTATTTTTATTGTGTTTGAGGTGTTTTGTACTTCTGATGAACTTTTATAATAAATCTAAATCTTTCGCAAAAATACAATCAAAGCACCAAGTGTATATTCATACAACATATATGTTAGACCTACCACAATGAAGAGTAACATAAACTAGTATCATATGCTTGACAATTTTCATGCCATATGGGATAGCAATTCTTCGCTGGTGAAAAAATAAACAAGTCTAACATTTGAAGGTAACATTTGGGCGTTCGactctctttttttttttgcgcAGGTCAAAATGCTTAAGTTTTTCCCCTGAAAATTTGCATGTACCATTTGGGTGTGACATTGAACACATCTATATTTTTTAATTTGTTTGACATTTGTAAAATCCATTTTTGGCATGCAGGAGCATGTGCTCCATAGAGCCAAAATGGATTCCGCATGTGCAATACAtagtactccatccgttcctaaatatttgcctttttagagatttcaaatggactaccacatacgatgtatatagacatattttagagtgtagctTCACtgattttgcttcgtatgtagtcacttgttgaaatctctacaaagacaaatatttaggaacggagggagtatcataCAATAGTATCATGTTATCACTACATTTGTTGATTTATAAAGTCTCAATTTAAAGTGCActtcatttatttatttttattttaaaaatCTTTTGACGTGCCATGGTACTGTGCCATATACTAGAACCTTCTGTAAAATAATTAATTGATGTGCCACATCATATTTTTGTTTACGTGGTAATGCATCATATTGTGATGCTCCCGCTGTGAGAGGCCTTACACGAACAATGCAACTTGTGGCAATGTTAGTAACTGTCATGGGTCTTGACCAGAAGAGATTTAGCGAGCGGTTTCCATCTCACTTGTTTTGTTTCAAGGGGTTGTCTCATTTAGATGGCTTCTTTTAGCACTTATGGATCGATCCCTCGCTGAGGGCTCGCTTGCGGATAGGGAGAAGGTGGCGGTGACATAGGATGACGAGACAATGGTTGAGAAGGTGGTGGGGGAGTGGATGGTTGTTGGATAAGGAGGTGGTTTCCATCTTTGCCTCTTGATAATATTCAATTTTGTAGTGAATGCAAAATGTTTTAATTGTGAAATACTAGCCCCCTGCTAAGATATTAGAAATGCAAAACCACATTGTGAACTATAAGTTATCCAATCATAAACATTTATCTCAAGTTTGAAAAGGAGGTAAAACTCTTAGAAATTGACCTATATAGATTAGGTGAATGGTTAATGTTGCACACCTTTTATGTTGGATTGAACCATACATATGAATAATTGTTATATTCATCTATAGATGGCACCTTTAGAAGCATGACACAAGCTCAAGCTCAAAATGTTTGGGTGGCATGATGGAAAATTATGTCAAATGACATATTGAGAGGGTTCCAACTACAATGCTAAACTCTACCCAGGAGGTTCAAAGTTAAAATGCCAAACCTGGTATGCATATGTCTATGTTTTCTATTAATAATGCATCATCTAGTACTTATGATATTTCTAATTTCGTGAACTTGTTGAGCGAAATAAAGACCATGTTGGCGGCAAAATAACTTCAACAATAATGCTTGACGAATACTGTAGAAATAATGATTACATGCCTTATCATTGATATAATTAATGTGGGAGTAATAATTTTCCTACTAGATTTGTAGGAATGATTAAGTAATGAATTTCGACCCAAAACTAAATCAAGACGTTTAACCATTTTTTTTGGTAAATTAGCACTCTCTTTGATAAAGTTAAAACTCTCTAATTATATAGTTTGATGAAGCATAGATTGACACCATCTAAAATTAACAATGGAGATACTTTCAAACATATTCAATTCATCCTAGATAAGAATTGGGAGAAAAGAAGAAACAAAACCATGCATACTGAAATTGAACCTAAAATTAAGCATAGGATAAGAATGTCAAAAATGCTTGGTACTGTACATTATTTATTATTGATGTAATTAAATTTACTATGATGAGTGTACCCTCTCCGAAGTTATACAAGTTTTGTAAGAATTATCGGAAGTGCCTAATAGAACTGCTTGCAACAAACAACTTACTGAACATATAGGGCTAACTATTTCAAACGGCGAGGAGAAATATAATCAAGATGCCAATATTCCCTATATAATTAGAGGATGGTTTGGAACCAATTGAGGCTAACTATTTCAAACGGCGAGGAGAAATATAATCAAGATGCCAATATTCCCTATATAATTAGAGGATGGTTTGGAACCAATTGAACTGATTACCATTAATAATTTTGATTGTTATGCTCTTCGTGATTGTAGTGCTAGTGTTTATACAATTCTTACATCCTTATATAAAGTGATGGGATCTTGCTCAGTCCACTATGTAAAAGCTAGTGCTATAATATAAGTTATGCTCGCATTAAGTATCATTCTGGACATAGAGACCCATCATGTGTGTTCAATTATTTTGGGAAGGAGGGCGGCCCTAACATAATTCATGGGTATTTAGATGAAGACCACTTCTTTTTGGCAGAAAAAATCGTAATTACATCATCTGTATGAAATATGTATTCAACAAATATACAACTCATGTGCACATCACGTCTACTTCTCACACTACCTCCACAACGTGTCCCATATATCGTCCCATGGCCCAATTATGCAACCCAAAGCCCATTAGGAGTTCAGGACATAGTTGGCAGTGGCACAAGGGCATCATCATGGGGTCTCTCGGGGGTGCTCGACAAAACAcccgcgcgcgcgcgcgcacacacacacgcgtgcgcgcgcacacacacagagagagctCCATGATGGCTTGAGTGTCAGAGTGTGGACGATGTCGCACATGATTCACTTATAAGAACAAATGCATGCTATGAAATCACTCATCACACGCTTTGCTTTATGTAAACTGTGTTCACTTTGACCAACCGTGTACGATCAAGCACGCCATACAAACCGTGTGCACACCAACCGATATGCTTAGTGCACTTGTTCATACCGTTCATTCATTCATTCTAAAACGAGCTAAGCTGCAGAAATTGAACAGCCTGCCGTTTCTAAAAGTAGGGTTCAAACCATTATTTAAAGTATTATAAATGTTATGGGATATGTGTACCCAACAAAATTGTCATGTTAAACAACGTTCTTTTCTTTTTGCGAATGAGGTTACtactagccacaatgggtagtaacatagactagtaacatgcccatgttactagtctatgttactacctctatagtggggagtaacatatgtgtgatAACATGCAGCACTttatttattaggctatagacacaTCTTGCCTTAATATGtatgatgttactcatactactagtaactagctatgttactacttttctctttttcttcatttattgcttgccacatcatctaatttatctagatatgtgtgatgttactatcAGCATACAACCCTACATTCCACTTTCGCTAAGGCCGATGAACAAATATTCCATCTATGGTCAACAAAAAGTTAATGGGATCAAAGTGAGAATGGGGCGTCGCTTCGTTGGCTAGGCGCTTGAGTACGCAGCCAGCCCGCCCTTGTTTGAGCCTCATCTCTAACATGTGGTGCTCACGGAGTTCTTTTCTATTAAAAAATGCCAACATGGTTTAGCCCTGAAAGTTATCAGTCTGAAATTTGCGGaaaaaaaaaatctgaatttAATAAATTATTTAGGGACCCAAAATAACTTTCCCAGTCTATTTTCAAATGTGAACTGATTTCTTAATTGATGTAAAAGTTGATCTCAAAAAGTCAAAATTTTGTGATTCTTTCTTGTTCCTCTTAGTCAGCATGCCCACTCcactttttgtttcttgtttttctACCAGGTTGAAAGAAATCGCTTACTATTAGGACATAGTGTTAGGGACCACTCAAGGCTACTTGATTTATTTTCTTTAATATTGCATCCGATTTGAACTATTTCATAGACTCCCGCCCTATGAAAACTACTTCTTCTCTACTATGAGATGTTGCTCGGTCCACAAAGGCCAACATTTTGAAAATAACTACCAGTTGCAGGACACCAGTTCTAAGGCAGAAGGTGCACTAGGCATCAGAAACTTAAAAGCAATAAACAATAGCCTAATTCTTGCTGCGTCGTGGAGGTTAGCTAAAGACCCTTCTTCTCATTTATATCATGTTCTTTAGGCTAAATACTTTCATATTACTACTATTTGGAAGGTCACTGTGGCCCCTCCTAAGTCAGCTTTTTGGGCTTCTGTTTTAAAAATGCTACCCAAACTGAAAGATCATGCTTTCTATCAGCTTACTAAAGGAAACATCTCTTTGTGGAGTATGCCTTGGTGTCCTTTTTGGAATTCCATTCATGATTTTCTTATTCCTTAACAAGTAGGTTttatttatccttctttggttaGAGATGTTTGGCTGCCTGGGCAAAAAAATTGGAATCATCAACTAATTTTCTCTTTATTTCAGCAGCCTCTTGCTTCTCATATAATTAACATTGATATCATTAAGAATAATAATGAAGATTTGCTCTGTTGACCCTTGGCTCCTAAGGGGTTTTGTTCTGCTAAAGCTGCCTACAACCTTTGTTTGCAAGCCATTCACTCTCATCCTAGAACTGCTCCTCTTCAGGTTTCTCTTGAGTTAAAAAACTTTCTCAAAGTCATTTGGAAGAAGAAAAAATTGTTGCCTAAAGTCCAAAATTTTGCTTGGAGGCTTCTTAGTAAAGCTTTGCCGACAGGTATGAGAGCATAATATTTTTTCACTCATATTTCTCAGACTTGTTGTAGGTGTGCCCAGCAAGAGGATGAATTTCATCTCTTCTTTCTTTGTGATTTTGCTAGAGCTGCCTGGTTTTCTGCTCCTTGGTTTCTCATATCCGATTCTCTTGTTCAGGACCATAATTCAATGCACTCTATTCTCATTCATCTGGTTTCTATGGGGCATCCTTATGCTTCCTTGCAAAATGTTTTGAACTTTTTATGGTGTATCTGGAAAGCTAGAAATGATTTCTTATTTGAAAGAAAAATATGTCTTCCTTACAAAGTGCATATTGCTGCTGCTCATATTGACATTGCATTGCATGAGGAATCTTTCCTCCCTTCTAATAATCAGATTTGTGCTAAGAACCATCTTGAGGCTCGGGTTGTTCCTAAACAAGGGCAGACTCTTAAATCTGATATGTTGATTAATGGTACTAAAATCTTTTCTGATGCAGCCTTTAGATCTTCAAAAATTCCAGGTCTTACTCAAGGGGAAGTAAAGACAGGTGTAGGAGTTTACTTTTGcataccttctcctcggagagaAATTAACATTCAGGTTCAAGCTTCAGCGCCTCCCACTTCTACTCCTATTCAAGCAGAAGCAGTTGCTCTTGCATATGCAGCTCATTTGGCAGTCAGTCTTAGTGTTCAACAACCAACATTTTTAACTGATTGTCTCTCTCTAGCTTCAGCTGTAGCATCTAGGAAGATAATCCATTCGGCTGCCCCTTGGAACATCAGAAAAGAACTGGCTTCCTTTGTTACATCTACTG contains:
- the LOC125534331 gene encoding tryptophan decarboxylase 1-like; the encoded protein is MGSLGTNPMSFSAIPDDKAAFEPLNPEDVRAYLHKAVDFISDYYTNIESMPVLPNVKPGYLQDELSASPPTYSAPFDVTMKELRTSVVPGMTHWASPNFFAFFPSTNSAAAIAGDLIASAMNTVGFTWQASPAATEMEVLALDWLAQLLRLPTTFMNRTSTGRGTGGGVILGTTSEAMLVTLVAARDAVLRRSGSVGVSGVPRLAVYAADQTHSTFFKACRLAGFDPANIRSIPTGPETNYGLDPTKLLEVMQADADAGLVPTYVCTTVGTTSSNAVDPVGDVADVAAMFSAWVHVDAAYAGSACICPEFRHHLDGVERVDSISMSPHKWLLTCLDCTCLYVRDAHRLSDSLETNPEYLKNDATESGEVTDLKDMQVGVGRRFRGLKLWMVMRTYGTAKLQEHIRSDVAMAKMFEDFVRADDRFEVVVPRNFALVCFRIKASGAMTEKDAGEANRVLMENLNKTGKAYLAHTVVGDKFVLRFVVGSSLQEERHVRSAWDLIKKTTGSIMD